From Paenibacillus graminis:
GAAGCACCTGCCGGATGCTCTGTATAAGGGCTCGAACTGGATGTCGGTTACGGGAGAATGTATGGAGTATATTTTGGAGTATATCCGCACTAATCCGGGCTATGTCCGTTTATTTAAAAACTCCTTTTGCGGAGACGAAATCTTTTTTCATAGTATTATCTTGAACAGCAGGTTCAAGCATAAGGTGATCAATGAAATCAAACGTTATACCGATTGGGAGACCGGACCGGAATTTCCGAGGACACTGCGGGCGGAGGATTACGAACGAATCCGGCAAAAGGGAACCGGATGCTTCTGGGGCCGCAAGTTTGATCTGGATGTGGACCGGGAGATCGTTCAGGATATCCTGCAGCTGGCCTAAATCACCACTACTCAAAAGAATTAATGTAAAGCAGGAGCTGGACCGGCTTAGACTGGTCCGGCTCCTGCTTGTTACGTTCGCTCAGGCATACCCGCATATGGGCCGGAGACTAATTGCCTCCTTGCGCCAGTTCGGCAATCCGGCGGTTGACGCCGCCCCTGAACAGGCCCCCGTGATAGCAAATGACCTGGTCGATTTCAAAATCAGCAAATTTATGCAGAGACCGGAGGGCTCCAGCCATGTCAGGTGTAGCTGCTGCATCGGGACCGCATAGCTCACCTCCGCGCACAGTGAGCGCATCGGCTGCAATCAGCGTGCGGCTGGCCTGATGGTACAGGCTCAGATGGCCCGGACTGTGCCCGGGAGTATGAATGACAGTAATTCCGCCGGCAATGGGCAAAAGCTCGCCGCCTAAAAGCGTCTGGTCCACTCTTCCTTTGGGAGGATGAGCCAGCACATGCAGAAAAGCCCGCTTCCATTCCTCCGATATGTTCTGGGGGAGCATGGCTTCGGCGGCGGCCAGCGCTTCTGGAGTGTGCTTCAACAGCATTTTGTCGCCTTCAATATAAGGCCGCTCGATTTCATGCGCGAGAACGGTGATTTCGGATTCGCTCTGTTCCAGAAGGGCAGGCAGGCTTCCGATATGATCGATATCCTGGTGAGTGATGAGGATGGTCCGCACAAGGTTCCAAGGCACAGAGGCTGCAGCCGCAGCCTCCTTGAACTTTTGCGCTGCTCCGGGAACTCCGGTGTCGACCAGTACTGCCTCTTCTTCGTCCCAGATCAAGGCAGGATAGAACGTGTCCGTCCCTCCCATGACGGGGACCGAAATTTCCAGCATTTCAATTCCTTTGGCGATATACATGATATCCCTCCGTTACAAAAGATAGATTGATTTGTGCCGTTAGGCTAATGCATATCATACGCAAACTCATTATTATTTTCAACATCAAAATATTATATTATAACATAAATAAATATTTTTGTCAATGGATTAAACGGTGAACAATATGGGTTTTATGTAAAGCTGGCTTTACATTTCATGCGGAAAATGATATGCTGAATGTAAAGCTAGCTTTACATAACCGGGAGGAACAGCGATGAAGAATAAGCTTGAGGCAATCCGGAAGCAGCAGGGCATCAAGCAGGAGGAGCTTGCGGAGGCTCTGGAGGTGTCAAGGCAGACGATTTGCTCCCTGGAGAACGGGAGGTACAATCCGTCGATCATCCTGGCGTTTAAGCTGGCAAGATACTTCAAACTGAGCATCGAGGATATTTTTGAATATGAGGAGGAGGGGTAGTGTGAGGCTGATCTATTCGCCTGCCGGAAGGCTGCCGAAGTCCAGGATGAGCGGAAATTCCCCGGAGCTGGTGCTGGCAATCGGATTATCCAATTACTATACTAAGAGAATGTGAAGCTGAATGTAGCTTAAATATCAGGGGAGGTTGATGGGAGTGGAGACATTTCTTGCTGTGCTTTTAATGCTGGGACTGATCGCAGTCTCCAACATCGTGAACCGGTTTATCCCTTTTGTGCCGGTTCCCCTGATCCAGATTGGACTGGGTGTTATTGCTGCGGTCATTCCAACGGGTATACATATGTCCTTTGAGCCGGAGCTGTTTTTTGTGCTGTTCATTGCGCCGCTGCTGTTCAATGACGGGAGGCGCACACCGCGCGACGAGCTGTGGAATCTCAGGGCTCCCATTCTGCTGCTGGCGCTGGGGCTGGTCTTTGCCACTGTATTTGTAGCCGGGTATGCCATCCACTGGATGATTCCGTCGATACCGCTGGCAGCTTCCTTTGCACTCGCAGCCATTCTATCGCCTACGGATGCCGTTGCGGTCAGTGCGCTGGCCGGGAAGGTGCATCTGCCGAAGAGTATCCACCGGATTCTTGAAGGCGAATCGCTGATGAATGATGCTTCCGGTCTGGTCGCCTTCAAGTTTGCCATCGCGGCGGCAGTAACCGGAATGTTTTCGCTGCCCAAGGCAACGGTCAGCTTTGTGCTGATCGCGGCAGGGGGCCTGCTGCTCGGAGCACTGCTGTCGTTTGTGCTGATCCGGCTTAGTGTATTTATCCGCAGGTTCGGTATGGAGGATGTCACGATTCATGTGCTGCTGCAGATCCTCACGCCATTTATTATTTATTTGGTCAGCGAAGAAATTGGCGTGTCGGGTATCCTCGCCGTGGTAGCAGGCGGCGTGATGTTTGCTATTGAGAAGGACCGTGCTGTATCTCCGCAATACAAACTGCAGCTTGTATCGGCAAGCACATGGTCGGTGCTGCTGCTGATCCTGAATGGTCTGGTCTTTCTGATCCTTGGCGTGTCAGTTCCAGACGTCGTTGAAGTGATCTACCGCGACAGTACCTTGAACAACTTCATGGTGGCAGGGTATGTACTGGCGATAACGGCATTGCTGATTGTGCTGCGGTTTCTCTGGGTGTATGCCTATTCCCTGTTTGAGAGCCGCAGGCTGAAGACAACGAGATCACCGCTGAAGTCACAGCTGATTACTTCAATCTCGGGTGTGCGGGGGGCGGTAACGCTGGCCGGTGCGTTCTCTATTCCGCTGGTACTGGGAGACGGTTCTCCGTTCCCGCAGCGGGATCTGATTATTGCCCTTGCGGCTGGGGTTATTCTGATGTCACTGATTATTGCCAGCATCTTTCTGCCGCTGCTGGCGGACGAGGAAGAGACGGTTGTGGTGGAGCGCGTGTCGGCCAATTCGGAGCTGACCGCAAGATCAGTGGTGATTGACGCCGGAATGAGCATGCTGCGAAGCCTGATCACTGAGAATCCCCAGCCCGCGAACCAGCCCGCACTGCTGGAATTCACGGACAAAATCGACAAGCTCTGCGCTCCAAAAGCAGCCGATGATCCGGAAGCGGAACGCTTCCGGCAGCTGGGGGTTCAGGCCAAGCGGAGTGCTATTGCCGCGGAGCGCTCCGAACTGCGGAGGATGCTGGAGAATGGCTCCATCGCTGCTCCTGTAGCGTCGAAGATGGAAGAGCTGCTGGACCATAAGGAAGCCTTGCTGTGCAAGCGGCTGGATACGCAGATCAAATTCTCTCTTACTGAAATTCAGCGTCTGTTCTCGGGTTTATTCTCCGGCCGGCTGAACGGGGATGAGGGGCGGCAGGCGGCGCAGAATGCTGAAAGCGCCCGGACCGCGAAGATTTCAATGTGCCAGGCCGCCATCTCTGCCGTCAGCGCTGATATGAGCGAAGAGAACCGTCTGGCCTCACAGAAGGTCATTGACAAGTACGAGCAGATGGAGTCCCGGCTAATTGAGGGAGACGGCTGGATTAAGGACGGAGTTGTCGATGATCACAAGCTTGAACTGAAGCTCCAGGCCATACAGGAACAACGGAATACCGTCCAGCAAATGTATCAGGATGGGGCGATTAATCTGAAAATCGCCGGTAAGCTGCGTAAATTTGTCGATCAACTGGAAACAGCGATCTGGGAGGACTAATGATGGAGGAAACAGCAGCAAGCAGGTTGTCGTTTACGGAGTTAAGAGAAGAGCATCTGGCTGAGGTAGTCAATATTTATAATTATTACGTGCTGAATACGACGGTTTCTTTTCATACTGAGCCGCTGGATGAGGCTTTCATGCGTGAGTCGGTGCTGAACGGTGATCCGCGCTTCAAGTCTTACGCCATTCTAGAGAACGGCGAAATGCAGGGGTATGTCCTGATTGCCAGACACAAGAACAAACAGGCCTATGACAGCTCCGGGGAAATCAGCGTTTATCTGAAGCCGGGCAGCAGCGGGAAGGGACTCGGAGGGAAGGCGCTCAGCTTTATTGAGGAGCGTGCGGCCGAGCTTGATTTTCATGTGCTGGTGGCAACAGTATGTGCGGACAATGAACCCAGCCGCCGGCTGTTTACCAGACACGGATATGAGCAAAGCGCTTTGTTCAAAGAAATCGGCAGCAAATTCGGCAGATGGCTGGATATCGCAAGCTACCAAAAAATTATCGGCCGGCAAGCTTGCCTGTAAAATTCAAAACGGCTGCTGCTGTCCTTCATTGGACAGCAGCAGCCGTTTTGTCCGTTTCCGGGAGCCGGACTATGCTAATGGGGTTGTGCCTTGCACGGTGCTCCTATGTGCTTCGGCCGTTCTTCCGCCGGAACATCTGTCCCAGCACCTCGCTGAACACAAGGCCGGTTGCGATCGCTCCGCTGAGCAGCAGGGCCTGGACGGCAAACTGGATGGCCAGATTGTTGTCATTCTCGACGAACTTGCGCATGGCATCATACGCCAGGCCGCCCGGGACCAGCGGGATAATGCCGCCGATACTGAAAATGATGACCGGCATTTTGAAGGACCGGGCAAAGAGCTGGCTGATCACCCCGACCACCACGGTGGCCGCAAAGGTGGCTACAATGGTGTCCCATTTTGCGTCGAGCTGCAGATACAGCATCCAGCCCACCATCCCGGCAAACCCGCATTGAACTAAGGCGCGCACCGGCGCATTGAACAGAATGCAGAAGGTGGCAGCGGCAATAAAACTGGTTATCAGTTGCAAAATCATGAACAGGTTACCTCTTTCACATGGAGATCAAAAAAATGACAGCACAAGTCCAATGCCTGTCCCGATCGCAAACGCCGTCAGGAACGCATCGGCTCCCTTGGAGAGGCCGGAGACCAGATGGCCGGCCATCAAATCACGGACCGCATTTGTGATAAGCAGCCCAGGCACTAGCGGCATCACCGACCCGATAATAATCTTGTCCATTTCCTGGCCCACGCCGAGCCTCACCGAGAAAAAGGCGAGCAGTCCGATCAGAAACGAGGCGGTGAATTCTGCGAAGAACCGGATCTGTACAAGCCGGTGCAGGTATGTGGCTGCGGCGAACCCGAGACCGGACACGAAGAGGGCAGGAAGGGCATCCCACAGGCTGCCTTTGAACATGACCGTGAAGCAGGCTCCTGTTAGAGCAGCGGCTGCAATCTGCACCCAAGCGGGATAAGCATGGGCCGCATCGTCCACTACGCCCAGCCGTTCACGGGCTTCATTGGCCGTGATCTGGCGTTCACTCAATCGCCGTGAGATGTCGTTAACCTCGGAAACCTTCTGCAGATCGGTCGTCCGCTCGGCAATCCGGAACAGCTTCACCGGCTCCGTCCGGCTGGTGGTGAACATAATGACCGTTGGCGTTACGTAGCTGTGTGCGCCCGGAAAGCCGAGCGATGCCGCCATACGGCTCATGGTGTCTTCCACGCGGTAGGTCTCCGCACCGCTTTGCAGCATGATTTTGCCGGCCAGCAGGCACAGGTCGATAATGTCATGCGTAGAAGTATTGCTGTTGCTGCTTGTGCTATCCAACTTCGTCGATCCTCCCCTGGAATGTTATATCTTCGATTGTCGCCGCAATTTCACAAAAGATCAACCATTATTCCTGTGATTCCCTTAAATGTACTTAATGTAAGTATAATCGGAGCCCTTGCTCAGTA
This genomic window contains:
- a CDS encoding MBL fold metallo-hydrolase, with translation MYIAKGIEMLEISVPVMGGTDTFYPALIWDEEEAVLVDTGVPGAAQKFKEAAAAASVPWNLVRTILITHQDIDHIGSLPALLEQSESEITVLAHEIERPYIEGDKMLLKHTPEALAAAEAMLPQNISEEWKRAFLHVLAHPPKGRVDQTLLGGELLPIAGGITVIHTPGHSPGHLSLYHQASRTLIAADALTVRGGELCGPDAAATPDMAGALRSLHKFADFEIDQVICYHGGLFRGGVNRRIAELAQGGN
- a CDS encoding helix-turn-helix transcriptional regulator; this translates as MKNKLEAIRKQQGIKQEELAEALEVSRQTICSLENGRYNPSIILAFKLARYFKLSIEDIFEYEEEG
- a CDS encoding Na+/H+ antiporter, giving the protein MGVETFLAVLLMLGLIAVSNIVNRFIPFVPVPLIQIGLGVIAAVIPTGIHMSFEPELFFVLFIAPLLFNDGRRTPRDELWNLRAPILLLALGLVFATVFVAGYAIHWMIPSIPLAASFALAAILSPTDAVAVSALAGKVHLPKSIHRILEGESLMNDASGLVAFKFAIAAAVTGMFSLPKATVSFVLIAAGGLLLGALLSFVLIRLSVFIRRFGMEDVTIHVLLQILTPFIIYLVSEEIGVSGILAVVAGGVMFAIEKDRAVSPQYKLQLVSASTWSVLLLILNGLVFLILGVSVPDVVEVIYRDSTLNNFMVAGYVLAITALLIVLRFLWVYAYSLFESRRLKTTRSPLKSQLITSISGVRGAVTLAGAFSIPLVLGDGSPFPQRDLIIALAAGVILMSLIIASIFLPLLADEEETVVVERVSANSELTARSVVIDAGMSMLRSLITENPQPANQPALLEFTDKIDKLCAPKAADDPEAERFRQLGVQAKRSAIAAERSELRRMLENGSIAAPVASKMEELLDHKEALLCKRLDTQIKFSLTEIQRLFSGLFSGRLNGDEGRQAAQNAESARTAKISMCQAAISAVSADMSEENRLASQKVIDKYEQMESRLIEGDGWIKDGVVDDHKLELKLQAIQEQRNTVQQMYQDGAINLKIAGKLRKFVDQLETAIWED
- a CDS encoding GNAT family N-acetyltransferase, with translation MMEETAASRLSFTELREEHLAEVVNIYNYYVLNTTVSFHTEPLDEAFMRESVLNGDPRFKSYAILENGEMQGYVLIARHKNKQAYDSSGEISVYLKPGSSGKGLGGKALSFIEERAAELDFHVLVATVCADNEPSRRLFTRHGYEQSALFKEIGSKFGRWLDIASYQKIIGRQACL
- a CDS encoding threonine/serine exporter family protein, whose translation is MILQLITSFIAAATFCILFNAPVRALVQCGFAGMVGWMLYLQLDAKWDTIVATFAATVVVGVISQLFARSFKMPVIIFSIGGIIPLVPGGLAYDAMRKFVENDNNLAIQFAVQALLLSGAIATGLVFSEVLGQMFRRKNGRST
- a CDS encoding threonine/serine exporter family protein encodes the protein MDSTSSNSNTSTHDIIDLCLLAGKIMLQSGAETYRVEDTMSRMAASLGFPGAHSYVTPTVIMFTTSRTEPVKLFRIAERTTDLQKVSEVNDISRRLSERQITANEARERLGVVDDAAHAYPAWVQIAAAALTGACFTVMFKGSLWDALPALFVSGLGFAAATYLHRLVQIRFFAEFTASFLIGLLAFFSVRLGVGQEMDKIIIGSVMPLVPGLLITNAVRDLMAGHLVSGLSKGADAFLTAFAIGTGIGLVLSFF